The Argopecten irradians isolate NY chromosome 4, Ai_NY, whole genome shotgun sequence genome has a window encoding:
- the LOC138320570 gene encoding LOW QUALITY PROTEIN: contactin-like (The sequence of the model RefSeq protein was modified relative to this genomic sequence to represent the inferred CDS: deleted 1 base in 1 codon) yields MLSVLIVLTCLLQLSTQDYRYCPEPWVAFETQCYLFVFYPYQTYDGAKQACGVDGASLLSVNTIQEHNFISNWLDVNDVGAYRWFTSGIVYDMATGDLQWKGDGTRIQQADQYWLNVQEMFKPGLHIVYTYAVTGYLWGREAESSQIPYICEISMNEAYRITQTHRDYDYGTAFRDPALASRGPDMIIQPVSLVAVSTAASASFECVATGNPAPTYTIVFIDNENNRTVISPEADSRYTVTNGKVTIQYPDERNDSGTYQCIAENSFGAILGNTMHFTFGSLGSFSNVDREPVTAFSHESAQINCVPPIHKPAVTYQWLRWRTGSYVRPDLTPYIFISRNGKLYFSVVSKEDEDEYFCIVELTSNNGAAIGTNQPPSRTSRPILLNVIQQVETLWGPEIGNDFPAVFPARPVRGQNVYLECLAYGSMTIEYSWTRQLLPLPTTVKSLDHNRVLMIEGAQIEDSGTYTCHASRGSSVRVSKSLTINIEAKPFFSFPLGDQHVDIGSQLTWRCEAKALPTPTYAWYKNGVRITSVPGEITIAKNVMLINNLDPVKHNGMYQCSATNVYGEVFTEGQLRVLAFPPSFVKKPVEERMFAAIGGNATIICDPEAAPFPTFTWRKNGVDLGLNHGDTTSRVRMLQNGNLFIQNVGQGDAGAYMCSAENTYGSASSAGVLDVTSSTVINIAPQPTSVHVNNTAFLTCTASASTDIEFVQTWNYNGKSIDLKDNLHYSLGTSQNVQGLYVRLAQLKHAGDYECVVMTTMDISRATARLTVLGPPGPPAGVYADPTTITTTSMRIKWSVGALNGLPIDFYMIEGKTEKEHTWTVIIPFISDVDTIVPTSDKHNVDVPGLKSGVGYMFRVSAANSLGIGQPSKPSDIFQTLPAAPSVFPKEVGGGGGSVGDLTLTWMPLTEEEWGGSVVSYIVYWRRLGSVGDSAWARPKYDIPADVGKYVQTVGQELYYTQYEVKVQAVNSFGKGPNSTIAIVYSAEDLPIAVTTNVRAWRENCTSILVMWDPIPDEREIMRGRLMGYQVNYFERNDSEPIINSISWRTSDPQGLVIGLLPYTWYTFDVQVLNTAGMGQISEKFHQRTYQNAPILYPTEVYVHSHGVNSVLVKWRGVSTGVYEEPLQGFKIRYWLSNDDIRTAKDVVVGKVDEAVIYGLEKNNLYKLRVLGYSQGGDGNLGDTIYFTLGGMVYVDPSVSEIRASSQQIKSFFLVLVLNVVLTLVMI; encoded by the exons ATGTTGTCAGTCCTTATTGTACTGACTTGTCTTCTCCAGCTGTCTACACAGGACTATCGCT ATTGTCCTGAGCCTTGGGTAGCCTTTGAAACTCAATGTTACCTATTTGTATTTTATCCCTACCAGACGTACGATGGAGCGAAGCAGGCGTGTGGG GTCGACGGCGCCTCCCTACTCAGTGTTAACACAATCCAAGAGCACAACTTCATCAGCAATTGGCTAGACGTCAACGATGTCGGCGC CTACCGTTGGTTTACAAGCGGGATTGTGTATGACATGGCCACAGGAGACTTACAATGGAAGGGGGACGGGACAAGGATACAACAGGCGGACCAGTACTGGCTTAATGTCCAGGAAATGTTCAAACCTGGTCTCCACATCGTATACACGTACGCGG TAACTGGATACCTTTGGGGCCGCGAAGCGGAATCGTCACAAATTCCATACATTTGCGAAATCAGTATGAACGAAGCCTACCGGATAACACAGACTCATCGGGATTATG ACTACGGAACAGCGTTCAGGGACCCTGCACTGGCTTCTCGAGGCCCAGACATGATTATCCAGCCAGTCAGTTTAGTAGCAGTAAGTACAGCTGCCAGTGCAAGTTTTGAGTGCGTTGCCACCGGGAATCCTGCACCTACATACACTATTGTTTTCATTGACAACGAAAACAACCGAACTGTAATATCACCGGAAGCTGACTCGAGGTACACAGTAACTAATGGAAAGGTAACCATACAGTATCCGGATGAGAGAAACGATTCTGGAACGTACCAATGCATCGCCGAGAATAGTTTCGGGGCTATTTTAGGAAACACAATGCATTTCACATTTGGGA GTCTCGGAAGTTTCTCTAATGTTGACAGAGAGCCTGTTACCGCCTTCTCTCATGAGAGTGCCCAAATAAACTGTGTACCGCCAATCCACAAACCAG CTGTGACGTACCAGTGGCTGAGGTGGAGGACAGGGTCCTACGTCCGCCCAGATCTCACCCCTTACATCTTCATCTCACGGAACGGCAAGCTGTATTTCTCGGTCGTGTCTAAGGAGGACGAGGACGAGTACTTCTGTATCGTAGAGCTGACTTCCAATAACGGAGCCGCCATCGGTACGAATCAGCCGCCGAGTAGAACAAGCCGTCCAATCCTGCTCAATGTCATACAACAAG TGGAGACACTTTGGGGTCCGGAGATTGGTAATGACTTTCCTGCTGTCTTTCCCGCTCGACCAGTGAGAGGACAGAACGTTTACCTGGAGTGTCTAGCCTACGGCAG CATGACGATCGAGTACTCCTGGACTCGGCAGTTACTTCCCCTACCAACTACAGTTAAGTCATTAGATCATAACCGAGTCTTGATGATAGAGGGCGCACAAATCGAGGACAGCGGCACCTACACGTGTCATGCATCTAGAGGCTCTAGTGTTAGGGTGTCCAAATCCCTAACTATCAATATTGAAG CGAAGCCATTCTTCAGCTTCCCCCTAGGTGACCAACACGTAGACATAGGGAGCCAACTGACGTGGCGATGTGAGGCCAAGGCACTACCAACACCGACGTACGCCTGGTACAAAAATGGTGTCAGGATCACGAGTGTCCCAGGAGAGATAACGATCGCCAAAAATGTCATGTTGATAAACAACCTGGACCCTGTGAAACATAACGGGATGTACCAGTGTTCAGCAACAAACGTGTACGGAGAGGTGTTCACTGAGGGACAGTTACGGGTGCTTG CGTTCCCGCCATCATTCGTGAAAAAACCAGTGGAGGAGAGAATGTTTGCAGCAATAGGCGGAAATGCTACTATAATATGTGATCCGGAGGCTGCGCCGTTTCCGACATTTACATGGCGGAAAAATGGTGTCGACCTCGGCCTGAACCATGGCGACACGACGTCACGTGTCCGGATGTTACAGAACGGCAACCTGTTCATACAGAATGTGGGACAAGGTGACGCAGGGGCTTACATGTGTTCAGCAGAAAATACCTACGGGTCTGCTTCTAGCGCCGGAGTATTGGACGTTACAT CAAGCACGGTGATCAATATTGCACCACAGCCAACATCAGTGCACGTGAACAACACGGCTTTCCTCACGTGTACAGCCTCTGCATCAACTGATATAGAATTCGTTCAGACATGGAACTATAATGGAAAGTCAATTGATCTTAAGGACAACCTACACTATTCATTG GGAACATCACAAAATGTTCAGGGTCTATACGTACGGCTAGCTCAACTCAAGCATGCGGGGGACTATGAATGTGTCGTCATGACAACCATGGACATATCACGTGCTACCGCTCGGCTGACAGTTTTAg GCCCTCCAGGACCACCCGCCGGCGTGTATGCTGACCCTACGACTATTACCACAACTTCCATGAGGATTAAATGGAGTGTAGGAGCTTTGAACGGCCTTCCTATTGACTTTTATATGATAGAAGGAAAAACAGAAAAGGAACACACTTGGACAGTTATAATACCAT TTATTAGTGACGTCGATACCATCGTACCTACCAGTGACAAACACAACGTTGATGTCCCAGGTCTGAAGTCCGGCGTG GGATACATGTTTCGTGTGTCCGCAGCCAACTCGCTAGGGATCGGGCAGCCCAGCAAACCGTCAG ATATATTCCAAACGCTACCGGCCGCTCCATCGGTCTTCCCAAAAGAAGTGGGAGGAGGAGGGGGAAGTGTAGGGGACCTCACGCTCACCTGGATG CCCCTGACAGAGGAGGAGTGGGGTGGTTCTGTGGTGTCATACATCGTCTACTGGCGCCGCCTGGGGAGTGTAGGTGATTCGGCATGGGCGAGGCCAAAG TATGATATTCCTGCTGATGTAGGGAAATATGTTCAAACCGTTGGACAGGAGCTCTATTATACACAGTATGAGGTTAAAGTTCAGGCAGTCAACAGTTTTGGAAAGGGGCCGAACTCTACCATCGCTATAGTATATTCAGCTGAGGATT TGCCTATTGCCGTGACGACAAACGTGAGAGCTTGGCGGGAAAACTGCACATCAATCCTAGTGATGTGGGACCCCATTCCGGATGAAAGGGAGATAATGCGAGGCAGATTGATGGGATACCAG GTGAATTATTTTGAGAGGAATGATTCAGAGCCAATCATTAATTCGATCAGCTGGCGGACGTCCGACCCCCAGGGGCTCGTGATAGGTCTTCTACCTTATACGTGGTACACGTTTGATGTCCAGGTCCTCAACACGGCGGGGATGGGGCAGATCAGTGAAAAGTTCCATCAACGGACCTACCAAAACG CTCCTATACTTTACCCTACCGAGGTGTACGTACATTCACACGGAGTGAACAGTGTGCTGGTGAAATGGCGGGGGGTATCGACTGGAGTGTATGAGGAACCTCTCCAGGGATTTAAG ATAAGGTACTGGTTGAGTAATGATGACATACGGACCGCTAAAGATGTCGTCGTGGGGAAAGTAGACGAAGCCGTTATTTACGGGTTGGAGAAAAATAATCTCTACAAGTTAAGAGTACTTGGTTACAGTCAAGGAGGAGATGGTAATCTGGGTGACACCATTTATTTCACTCTTG GTGGGATGGTGTACGTAGATCCGTCAGTGTCTGAGATCAGAGCTTCTTctcaacaaataaaatcattcttCCTAGTTCTGGTACTAAACGTCGTATTGACGTTAGTGATGATATGA